A portion of the Minwuia thermotolerans genome contains these proteins:
- a CDS encoding AEC family transporter, which produces MTAVLESVVPLFALVLLGFAAMRFRVLSAEGLAGLNRFVYYFALPVLLFFIFARAPMGALSDWRLVAAYSGASVILFFATLLLGRAVFPGRSLAERTVVAGGAAFSNIAYLGVPLVIGALGPAAGAPAGLILLADNLILITLIMGFLEAASAPSFRPARLALNVLKGFGRNPFMLGMVLGVVWGLLALPLPGPVERFGDLLGGAAGPCALFALGGSLYGRPIAEGRAEVGFATLCKLAVHPALAAVLAFLVLDLPPDLALLVVVIASLPTGANIYVLAAQYDAAVARASTIVLLTTGLAVLSVSGLLIAAS; this is translated from the coding sequence GTGACCGCGGTCCTGGAATCGGTCGTCCCGCTGTTCGCGCTGGTCCTGCTCGGCTTCGCGGCGATGCGCTTCCGGGTGCTCAGCGCCGAGGGCCTCGCGGGCCTCAACCGCTTCGTCTACTACTTCGCCCTGCCGGTGCTGCTGTTCTTCATCTTCGCCCGCGCGCCGATGGGTGCGCTGTCGGACTGGCGGCTGGTCGCGGCCTATTCCGGGGCCTCGGTGATCCTGTTCTTCGCCACCCTGCTGCTGGGCCGCGCCGTCTTTCCGGGGCGGAGCCTGGCCGAACGCACCGTGGTCGCCGGCGGCGCCGCCTTCTCCAACATCGCCTATCTCGGCGTGCCGCTGGTGATCGGCGCGCTGGGGCCCGCGGCGGGCGCGCCGGCGGGCCTGATCCTGCTGGCCGACAACCTGATCCTGATCACCCTGATCATGGGTTTCCTGGAGGCCGCCTCGGCGCCCAGCTTCCGCCCCGCGCGGCTGGCGCTGAACGTGCTGAAGGGCTTCGGGCGCAATCCCTTCATGCTGGGCATGGTGCTGGGCGTGGTCTGGGGCCTTCTGGCCCTGCCGCTGCCGGGACCGGTGGAACGCTTCGGCGACCTGCTGGGCGGCGCCGCCGGCCCCTGCGCCCTGTTCGCGCTGGGCGGCAGCCTCTACGGCCGCCCCATCGCCGAAGGCCGCGCCGAGGTGGGCTTCGCCACGCTCTGCAAGCTTGCCGTCCATCCGGCGCTGGCGGCGGTGCTGGCCTTCCTGGTGCTCGACCTGCCCCCCGACCTGGCGCTTCTGGTGGTGGTCATCGCCAGCCTGCCCACCGGCGCGAACATCTACGTGCTTGCGGCCCAGTACGACGCAGCGGTCGCCCGCGCCTCGACCATTGTGCTGCTGACCACCGGCCTCGCCGTGCTGAGCGTTTCCGGCCTGCTGATCGCCGCCAGCTGA
- a CDS encoding acyl-CoA thioesterase, which yields MSGDAVYWRGVFNQWQRGLGGHVNIQHYANAIEEARRAHAFELGHDPIEMRAKGLAVRPLKERIDFRRELAPGDAAFIEGAGGLDIDGETTLAGRMLRPHDDAPVMRFETSWAIHDVDRRVSVDGTTPDLPPVEAEARLRPIPEPWTPAHPPEHALLAWRGTVEVRDCDEHELQSPRAIFDIVTRALWAVQVPLGGHRREMGQRGAAGAMTAVQVRHGRPARMGDLLSVRVATLGFGETSVRFGQIIADETDGEIVARVEYVMSFFDRASGRRSPPDAAAMEGFRALLAL from the coding sequence GTGAGCGGGGATGCGGTCTACTGGCGCGGGGTGTTCAACCAGTGGCAGCGCGGCCTGGGCGGCCACGTCAACATCCAGCACTACGCCAACGCCATCGAGGAAGCGCGCCGGGCGCACGCCTTCGAACTGGGCCATGACCCGATCGAGATGCGCGCGAAGGGCCTTGCCGTCCGCCCGCTGAAGGAACGCATCGACTTCCGCCGCGAGCTGGCGCCGGGCGACGCCGCCTTCATCGAGGGCGCAGGCGGGCTGGACATTGACGGGGAAACGACGCTGGCGGGCCGCATGCTGCGCCCGCATGACGACGCGCCGGTCATGCGCTTCGAGACGAGCTGGGCCATCCACGACGTCGACCGCCGGGTGTCGGTGGATGGGACAACGCCGGACCTGCCGCCGGTGGAAGCGGAGGCGCGGCTCCGGCCGATCCCGGAACCCTGGACGCCGGCGCACCCGCCCGAGCACGCGCTGCTCGCCTGGCGCGGCACGGTGGAGGTGCGCGACTGCGACGAGCACGAACTGCAGTCGCCCCGGGCGATCTTCGACATCGTCACCCGCGCGCTCTGGGCGGTGCAGGTCCCGCTGGGCGGCCATCGCCGCGAGATGGGCCAGCGCGGCGCGGCCGGCGCCATGACCGCCGTCCAGGTGCGCCACGGCCGGCCCGCGCGCATGGGCGACCTGCTTTCCGTGCGGGTGGCGACGCTCGGCTTCGGCGAGACCTCGGTCCGCTTTGGCCAGATCATCGCCGACGAGACCGACGGGGAGATCGTGGCCCGGGTCGAGTACGTCATGAGCTTCTTCGACCGCGCCAGCGGCCGGCGCAGCCCGCCCGATGCCGCCGCGATGGAGGGATTCCGGGCCCTGCTGGCCCTGTGA
- a CDS encoding acyl-CoA thioesterase — MSGPTETFRGVVRAEQCDHFGHMNVQFYDAALSDAFLHMLSLIGLGPAVVKQRRLGLAAVSMELKFRRELRPGDLYMVETGFLEVTERQVHTAHRMTRLTDGVLALNAHSLGFPFDLEARKRTIMPDDILAAARTFVAPKEAFGL, encoded by the coding sequence GTGAGCGGACCGACGGAGACGTTCCGCGGCGTGGTCCGCGCCGAGCAGTGCGACCATTTCGGCCACATGAACGTGCAGTTCTACGACGCCGCGCTGAGCGACGCCTTCCTGCACATGCTGTCGCTGATCGGGCTGGGACCGGCAGTGGTAAAGCAGCGCCGGCTCGGCCTCGCCGCCGTCTCCATGGAACTGAAGTTCCGCCGCGAGCTGCGGCCCGGCGATCTGTACATGGTCGAGACCGGCTTCCTGGAAGTGACGGAGCGGCAGGTCCACACCGCCCACCGCATGACGCGGCTGACCGACGGCGTGCTGGCGCTGAACGCCCATTCGCTGGGCTTCCCCTTCGATCTCGAGGCGCGCAAACGGACCATCATGCCCGATGACATTCTCGCCGCCGCCCGGACCTTCGTCGCCCCGAAGGAGGCGTTCGGCCTGTGA
- a CDS encoding adenylate/guanylate cyclase domain-containing protein codes for MINRVRLYSGLVLFAFLATHLVNHALGIVSLQAMDGGREIFLFVWRSWAGTAVLLTATMAHVATGLASIYRRRTWRGITAAEVVQYITALAIPPLLVLHILANRGLHELHGLEDTYSWVLMGLWQLDPFEGLKQAALTIIAWIHGCLGVHMWLRLKPRYRPCAPALYTAALMVLVLGLAGFVSGGQEVSLRAQDPVWLQAYTQRTALPAEAAAWVYETRDATWTAMIAFIGLLGAARGAHYLWERRRNLVTIRYPDNRRAIVEPGVTVLEASRRAGIAHASVCGGRGRCSTCRIRVLEGWEKLPPPEDAERRVLRRIGAPEGVRLACQLRPEADLRVIPLVAEPAEVRDAYGRNGYAQGAERRIAILFADLRDFTRFAEGRLPYDVVFVINQYCRYMGRAVEANGGRLDKFIGDGVMALFGIESGPEDGARRALAAARDISVALDRMNQALADDLGQPMRIGIGVHVGDVIVGEMGYRDTVSLTAIGDAVNTASRLEAANKEFGSQLVLSAETAATAGLDMSGRTRRQVAIPGRDRTVDAFVLNSAADLPESGGGTKS; via the coding sequence ATGATCAACCGGGTGCGGCTCTATTCGGGGCTGGTGCTGTTCGCCTTCCTGGCCACGCATCTGGTCAATCACGCCCTGGGCATCGTCTCGCTGCAGGCGATGGACGGGGGCCGCGAGATATTCCTGTTCGTCTGGCGCTCCTGGGCCGGCACGGCGGTGCTGCTGACCGCGACCATGGCCCATGTCGCCACCGGCCTCGCCTCGATCTACCGCCGGCGGACCTGGCGCGGCATCACGGCGGCCGAGGTCGTGCAGTACATCACCGCGCTGGCGATCCCGCCGCTGCTGGTGCTCCACATCCTCGCCAACCGGGGCCTGCACGAACTGCACGGCCTGGAGGACACCTACAGCTGGGTGCTGATGGGACTGTGGCAGCTCGACCCCTTCGAGGGCCTGAAACAGGCCGCGCTGACGATCATCGCCTGGATCCATGGCTGTCTCGGCGTCCACATGTGGCTCAGGCTGAAACCCCGCTACCGCCCCTGCGCCCCGGCGCTCTACACCGCGGCGCTGATGGTGCTGGTGCTCGGCCTGGCCGGCTTCGTCAGCGGCGGCCAGGAAGTGAGCCTGCGCGCCCAGGATCCGGTCTGGCTGCAGGCCTATACGCAGCGCACCGCCCTGCCGGCCGAGGCGGCGGCCTGGGTCTACGAGACGCGCGACGCGACGTGGACGGCGATGATCGCCTTCATCGGCTTGCTGGGCGCGGCGCGCGGCGCGCACTACCTGTGGGAGCGGCGGCGCAACCTGGTCACCATCCGCTATCCCGACAACCGCCGCGCCATCGTCGAACCCGGCGTCACGGTGCTGGAGGCCAGCCGCCGCGCCGGCATCGCCCACGCCAGCGTCTGCGGCGGCCGCGGGCGCTGCTCCACCTGCCGTATCCGGGTGCTGGAAGGCTGGGAAAAGCTGCCGCCGCCGGAAGACGCAGAGCGCCGCGTGCTGCGCCGGATCGGCGCGCCGGAAGGGGTCCGGCTGGCCTGCCAGCTCCGGCCCGAGGCCGACCTGCGCGTCATCCCCCTGGTGGCGGAGCCGGCGGAGGTCCGCGACGCCTATGGCCGCAACGGCTACGCCCAGGGCGCGGAACGGCGAATCGCCATCCTGTTCGCCGACCTGCGCGACTTCACCCGCTTCGCCGAGGGCCGCCTGCCCTATGACGTGGTCTTTGTCATCAACCAGTATTGCCGCTATATGGGCCGCGCAGTCGAGGCCAATGGGGGCCGGCTCGACAAGTTCATCGGCGACGGGGTGATGGCGCTGTTCGGTATCGAATCGGGACCCGAGGACGGGGCAAGGCGGGCGCTCGCGGCGGCGCGCGACATCTCGGTGGCGCTCGATCGCATGAACCAGGCGCTGGCCGACGATCTGGGCCAGCCCATGCGCATCGGCATCGGCGTCCATGTCGGCGACGTCATCGTCGGCGAGATGGGCTACCGCGATACGGTCTCGCTGACCGCCATCGGCGACGCGGTGAACACCGCCAGCCGGCTGGAGGCGGCCAACAAGGAATTCGGCAGCCAGCTGGTGCTGTCGGCCGAAACCGCGGCGACTGCGGGGCTGGACATGAGCGGGCGGACCCGGCGGCAGGTCGCCATTCCCGGCCGCGACCGCACCGTCGACGCCTTCGTGCTCAACTCGGCCGCGGACCTGCCGGAGAGCGGGGGCGGGACGAAATCGTGA
- a CDS encoding 2-hydroxychromene-2-carboxylate isomerase, with product MSADGVIEYFYAAHSAFAYLGSRRFMEIAAKAGRRIVHRPVDLRLVVAEAGATPFPKRSKAHVRYFFGREIQRWSEERGAPVLGRTPTFHHHDIGLPNCFLIAGMEQGLVIDELAHRLLEAHWKEDADLADPATLLRLGREAGVEPQPLLEAADSPAMREIYDRFTREAIERGIFGSPTYFVDGDMFYGQDRLEMVERALAKPYA from the coding sequence ATGTCCGCTGATGGCGTGATCGAATATTTCTATGCGGCCCATTCGGCCTTTGCCTATCTGGGCTCGAGGCGGTTCATGGAGATCGCGGCGAAGGCCGGGCGGCGGATCGTCCACCGGCCGGTGGACCTGCGGCTGGTGGTGGCGGAAGCCGGCGCGACGCCGTTCCCGAAGCGCTCGAAGGCGCATGTCCGGTATTTCTTCGGCCGCGAGATACAACGCTGGTCGGAGGAGCGCGGCGCGCCGGTGCTGGGCCGGACGCCCACCTTTCACCACCACGACATCGGCCTGCCCAACTGTTTCCTCATCGCCGGCATGGAGCAGGGGCTGGTGATCGACGAACTGGCGCATCGCCTGCTGGAAGCGCACTGGAAGGAGGACGCCGATCTCGCCGACCCGGCGACGCTGCTGCGTCTCGGCCGGGAAGCGGGCGTCGAGCCGCAACCGCTGCTGGAGGCCGCCGACAGCCCGGCCATGCGCGAGATCTACGACCGCTTCACGCGCGAGGCGATCGAGCGCGGCATCTTCGGCTCGCCGACCTATTTCGTCGACGGCGACATGTTCTACGGCCAGGACCGTCTGGAGATGGTCGAACGCGCGCTGGCGAAGCCCTACGCGTGA
- a CDS encoding mannose-1-phosphate guanylyltransferase/mannose-6-phosphate isomerase has product MTSGTARIFPVLLSGGAGTRLWPLSRSLYPKQLLPLAGEETMLQATALRVPGDPAYAAPLAICNNDHRFIIAEQLRAIGREPLAIMLEPVGRNTAPAAAAAALWCLARNPEAVIALLPADHVIRDVEGFRRLLARAVEMADAGHIVTFGIRPTEPHTGYGYIRQGQAIADGVFHVDRFTEKPDAATATGYLADGGYSWNSGMFVARADTLVEEMRRFRPDIVQAVERSLDGAKRDLDFLRLDEAAFAACPAQSIDFAVMEKTEHAAVMPCDIGWSDIGSWTALWDIAEKDANGNAVQGDVILRDVSNSYIRTEKTVVAAIGVSDLTIVETSDAVLVARRDRTQEVKEVVEMLKADGRAEHESHVRHYRPWGYYEPLDFGARYQVKRLVVNPGAQLSYQLHHHRAEHWVVVSGTAKVTTGENTVLLSENESTYIAIGTAHRLANPGKVPLEVIEIQSGSYLGEDDIVRLDDPYNRADHETK; this is encoded by the coding sequence ATGACCAGCGGGACCGCGCGGATCTTTCCCGTGCTGCTCTCGGGCGGCGCGGGGACACGGCTCTGGCCGCTCTCGCGCAGCCTCTACCCCAAGCAGCTCCTGCCGCTGGCCGGCGAGGAGACCATGCTGCAGGCGACGGCGCTGCGTGTGCCCGGCGACCCCGCCTACGCAGCGCCGCTGGCGATCTGCAACAACGACCACCGCTTCATCATCGCCGAACAGCTCCGCGCCATCGGCCGCGAGCCGCTGGCCATCATGCTGGAGCCGGTTGGCCGCAACACCGCGCCGGCGGCGGCCGCGGCGGCGCTCTGGTGCCTCGCGCGCAACCCGGAGGCGGTGATCGCCCTGCTGCCCGCCGACCACGTCATCCGCGACGTCGAGGGCTTCCGCCGCCTGCTGGCGCGGGCGGTGGAGATGGCCGACGCCGGCCACATCGTCACCTTCGGCATCCGCCCGACCGAGCCGCACACGGGCTATGGCTATATCCGCCAGGGCCAGGCCATCGCCGATGGCGTCTTCCATGTCGACCGGTTCACCGAGAAGCCCGACGCGGCGACGGCGACCGGCTATCTCGCCGATGGCGGCTATTCCTGGAACTCCGGCATGTTCGTCGCCCGCGCGGACACGCTGGTCGAGGAGATGCGGCGCTTCCGTCCCGACATCGTCCAGGCCGTGGAGCGGTCGCTGGACGGCGCGAAGCGCGATCTCGACTTCCTGCGCCTGGACGAGGCCGCCTTCGCCGCCTGCCCGGCGCAGTCGATCGACTTCGCGGTGATGGAGAAGACCGAACACGCCGCCGTCATGCCCTGCGACATCGGCTGGTCGGACATCGGTTCCTGGACCGCGCTGTGGGACATCGCCGAGAAGGACGCCAACGGCAACGCCGTCCAGGGCGACGTCATCCTGCGCGACGTGAGCAACAGCTACATCCGCACCGAAAAGACGGTCGTCGCCGCCATCGGCGTCTCCGACCTCACCATCGTCGAGACCTCCGATGCGGTGCTGGTCGCCCGCCGCGACCGCACCCAGGAGGTCAAGGAGGTGGTCGAGATGCTGAAGGCGGACGGCCGCGCCGAGCACGAGAGCCATGTCCGCCATTACCGCCCCTGGGGCTACTACGAGCCGCTGGATTTCGGCGCCCGCTATCAGGTCAAGCGGCTGGTGGTGAACCCCGGCGCGCAGCTCTCCTACCAGCTTCACCACCACCGCGCGGAGCACTGGGTGGTGGTCTCCGGCACCGCGAAGGTAACGACCGGCGAGAACACCGTGCTGCTGTCGGAGAACGAATCCACCTACATCGCCATCGGCACGGCCCACCGCCTCGCCAATCCCGGCAAGGTGCCGCTGGAGGTCATCGAGATCCAGTCGGGCAGCTATCTGGGCGAGGACGACATCGTCCGCCTCGACGATCCCTACAACCGCGCCGACCACGAGACGAAATAG
- a CDS encoding DMT family transporter has translation MALAVMALFGITIGTLYQKRFCTQMDLRTGNAIQFAAAAVALGVIAFAIETREITWSGEFVFALGWLVLVMSIGAITLLMILIRQGAASKVSSLFFLVPASTALIAWPLFGETFGPAAIAGMVLVTVGVAMVNLGGQRPARRAAG, from the coding sequence ATGGCGCTGGCGGTGATGGCGCTGTTCGGCATCACCATCGGCACGCTCTACCAGAAACGCTTCTGCACCCAGATGGACCTGCGCACGGGCAACGCCATCCAGTTCGCCGCGGCCGCGGTCGCGCTCGGCGTCATCGCCTTCGCCATCGAGACCCGCGAGATCACCTGGTCGGGCGAGTTCGTCTTTGCGCTCGGCTGGCTGGTCCTGGTGATGTCCATCGGCGCCATCACACTGCTGATGATCCTGATCCGCCAGGGCGCGGCGTCGAAGGTCTCCAGCCTGTTCTTCCTCGTGCCCGCGTCCACGGCGCTGATCGCCTGGCCCCTGTTCGGCGAGACCTTCGGGCCGGCCGCCATCGCCGGCATGGTTCTGGTGACCGTGGGCGTGGCCATGGTAAATCTCGGCGGCCAGCGACCGGCACGGAGGGCGGCAGGATGA
- a CDS encoding DUF2125 domain-containing protein, protein MSKVARWIGPIILLSVVAAGVGYWFYWNALADGLERGFGRWVEQRRAEGVSVRHGAVEVTGFPYRLELHVAQPEIAAPRLNMAPEWSADEAVIYFQPWKRGHAIAEIRGPQKLGWIDGGVQRRATVVAERALSSVRFTDRGRITRYDADLVQVEASGDLALRRAARLQSHGRLADAGDGGPPALELTFRGDEMRVDPAVSPLGEAVDLARIAVTLAPMPESTAPAALDAWRDRGGVLEVNALHVRTGELAVTGDGTFALDAARRPEGAGVLQVFGAEAFVDALAAAGDLSGGAQLGLKLAIKALEERDREGRAVVRAPFSIQNGRIRLLEFGLFEAPPLY, encoded by the coding sequence ATGAGCAAGGTCGCGCGCTGGATCGGTCCCATCATCCTGCTGTCGGTGGTCGCCGCCGGCGTGGGCTACTGGTTCTACTGGAATGCGCTGGCCGATGGCCTGGAACGCGGCTTCGGCCGCTGGGTCGAGCAACGCCGCGCCGAGGGCGTCTCGGTCCGCCATGGCGCCGTAGAGGTGACCGGGTTCCCCTATCGGCTGGAACTGCATGTCGCCCAGCCCGAGATCGCCGCGCCCCGCCTCAACATGGCGCCGGAATGGTCGGCCGACGAGGCCGTGATCTACTTCCAGCCCTGGAAGCGCGGTCATGCCATCGCCGAAATCCGCGGGCCGCAGAAGCTGGGCTGGATCGATGGCGGGGTCCAGCGCCGCGCCACCGTGGTGGCGGAACGGGCGCTGTCCTCCGTGCGCTTCACCGACCGGGGTCGGATCACCCGCTATGACGCCGATCTGGTCCAGGTGGAGGCCTCGGGCGATCTCGCGCTCAGGCGCGCGGCGCGGCTGCAGAGCCATGGCCGGCTGGCCGACGCCGGGGATGGCGGTCCGCCGGCGCTGGAGCTGACCTTCCGGGGCGACGAGATGCGGGTAGACCCGGCGGTCAGTCCCCTGGGCGAGGCCGTCGACCTGGCGCGGATCGCCGTCACCCTGGCGCCCATGCCGGAATCGACCGCGCCGGCGGCGCTGGACGCCTGGCGCGACCGGGGCGGGGTGCTGGAGGTCAACGCGCTGCATGTCCGCACCGGGGAGCTGGCGGTCACCGGCGACGGCACCTTCGCCCTCGACGCGGCGCGCCGTCCGGAGGGCGCGGGCGTGCTGCAGGTCTTCGGCGCCGAGGCCTTCGTCGACGCGCTGGCGGCGGCGGGCGACCTTTCCGGCGGTGCGCAACTCGGCCTGAAGCTGGCCATCAAGGCGCTGGAAGAACGCGACAGGGAGGGGCGCGCTGTCGTGCGGGCGCCCTTCTCGATCCAGAATGGCCGTATCCGCCTGCTCGAATTCGGCCTGTTCGAGGCGCCGCCGCTTTATTGA